In Elaeis guineensis isolate ETL-2024a chromosome 1, EG11, whole genome shotgun sequence, a genomic segment contains:
- the LOC105033895 gene encoding probable protein phosphatase 2C 35 isoform X3, protein MGCVLSKWRCRRRQPSSAGGGGGAFCDGDHIHRLRHFPGSAAIPSHHLFLEFASLSQRGHYPEFPDRENQDVLCIKTELQGNPNLHLFAVFDGHGQFGAQCAAFARDRLVEHLSGDTRLLDDPVKSFNSAFLAANAELHDSEIDDSMSGTTAIAVLVCGDSLVVANVGDSRAVAGIFNGGLFVAENLSCDQTPFRKDEYERVRQCGARVLSVDQVEGTRDPDIQSWGDEESNDGDPPRLWVQHGMYPGTAFTRSVGDLTAESIGVIAVPEVMTVKITPNHLFFVVASDGVFEFLSSQAVVDMGHIS, encoded by the exons ATGGGCTGTGTCCTAAGCAAGTGGCGCTGCCGCCGCCGCCAGCCCTCCTccgccggcggcggcggcggcgcctTCTGCGACGGCGACCACATCCACCGCCTCCGCCACTtcccgggctccgccgccatccccTCCCACCACCTCTTCCTCGAGTTCGCCTCCCTCTCCCAGCGCGGGCACTACCCCGAGTTCCCCGACCGCGAGAACCAGGACGTCCTCTGCATCAAGACCGAGCTTCAAGGGAATCCAAACCTCCACCTCTTCGCCGTCTTCGACGGACACGGCCAGTTCGGGGCCCAGTGTGCCGCCTTCGCCCGCGACCGCCTCGTCGAACACCTCTCCGGCGATACGCGCCTCCTTGACGACCCTGTCAAATCCTTCAATTCCGCGTTCCTCGCCGCCAATGCCGAGCTCCACGACAGCGAGATCGACGACTCCATGAGCGGCACCACGGCGATCGCCGTTCTTGTCTGCGGGGACTCGCTCGTCGTCGCGAACGTCGGCGACTCGAGGGCCGTCGCCGGCATCTTTAATGGGGGTCTGTTCGTGGCCGAGAACTTGTCTTGTGATCAGACGCCGTTCCGGAAGGATGAGTATGAGAGGGTGCGGCAGTGTGGGGCGAGGGTGCTCAGTGTCGACCAGGTGGAGGGCACAAGGGATCCGGACATCCAGAGCTGGGGGGATGAGGAGAGCAATGATGGGGACCCGCCAAGGCTGTGGGTGCAGCACGGGATGTACCCGGGAACGGCCTTCACGAGGAGCGTCGGCGACTTGACGGCGGAGAGTATTGGTGTCATCGCCGTGCCGGAGGTCATGACGGTGAAGATCACGCCGAACCATCTCTTCTTCGTTGTCGCGAGTGACGGGGTGTTCGAGTTCCTCTCGAGTCAGGCAGTGGTGGATATG ggccatatttcttaa
- the LOC105033895 gene encoding probable protein phosphatase 2C 35 isoform X1, translating into MGCVLSKWRCRRRQPSSAGGGGGAFCDGDHIHRLRHFPGSAAIPSHHLFLEFASLSQRGHYPEFPDRENQDVLCIKTELQGNPNLHLFAVFDGHGQFGAQCAAFARDRLVEHLSGDTRLLDDPVKSFNSAFLAANAELHDSEIDDSMSGTTAIAVLVCGDSLVVANVGDSRAVAGIFNGGLFVAENLSCDQTPFRKDEYERVRQCGARVLSVDQVEGTRDPDIQSWGDEESNDGDPPRLWVQHGMYPGTAFTRSVGDLTAESIGVIAVPEVMTVKITPNHLFFVVASDGVFEFLSSQAVVDMSNCHSSCLCYEDFTSLKETMLGNQYFPTLDTNLLCDYVVPLFWGNGGYLFLIEKLQKDHLF; encoded by the exons ATGGGCTGTGTCCTAAGCAAGTGGCGCTGCCGCCGCCGCCAGCCCTCCTccgccggcggcggcggcggcgcctTCTGCGACGGCGACCACATCCACCGCCTCCGCCACTtcccgggctccgccgccatccccTCCCACCACCTCTTCCTCGAGTTCGCCTCCCTCTCCCAGCGCGGGCACTACCCCGAGTTCCCCGACCGCGAGAACCAGGACGTCCTCTGCATCAAGACCGAGCTTCAAGGGAATCCAAACCTCCACCTCTTCGCCGTCTTCGACGGACACGGCCAGTTCGGGGCCCAGTGTGCCGCCTTCGCCCGCGACCGCCTCGTCGAACACCTCTCCGGCGATACGCGCCTCCTTGACGACCCTGTCAAATCCTTCAATTCCGCGTTCCTCGCCGCCAATGCCGAGCTCCACGACAGCGAGATCGACGACTCCATGAGCGGCACCACGGCGATCGCCGTTCTTGTCTGCGGGGACTCGCTCGTCGTCGCGAACGTCGGCGACTCGAGGGCCGTCGCCGGCATCTTTAATGGGGGTCTGTTCGTGGCCGAGAACTTGTCTTGTGATCAGACGCCGTTCCGGAAGGATGAGTATGAGAGGGTGCGGCAGTGTGGGGCGAGGGTGCTCAGTGTCGACCAGGTGGAGGGCACAAGGGATCCGGACATCCAGAGCTGGGGGGATGAGGAGAGCAATGATGGGGACCCGCCAAGGCTGTGGGTGCAGCACGGGATGTACCCGGGAACGGCCTTCACGAGGAGCGTCGGCGACTTGACGGCGGAGAGTATTGGTGTCATCGCCGTGCCGGAGGTCATGACGGTGAAGATCACGCCGAACCATCTCTTCTTCGTTGTCGCGAGTGACGGGGTGTTCGAGTTCCTCTCGAGTCAGGCAGTGGTGGATATG AGCAATTGCCATAGTAGCTGCCTCTGTTATGAAGATTTCACTAGTCTGAAGGAAACTATGTTAGGAAACCAATACTTTCCAACACTAGATACAAATCTGCTATGTGACTACGTGGTGCCTTTATTTTGGGGAAATGGtggatatttatttttgatagaaaagTTGCAGAAAGATCACTTATTTTAA